The Brevibacillus brevis genome contains a region encoding:
- the zwf gene encoding glucose-6-phosphate dehydrogenase, which translates to MEAMTFVLFGATGDLAKRKIFPALFNLYVDQKLPAAFSIIGVGRRAWSDDEFQDSVRQSVHEFSRRTEIDSRELDAFLSACRYAEVDVMEPRAYETLHHLVLQREQELQIPQNRMFYLSVAPQYFEGIATNVKASGLGSTTGWKRLIIEKPFGHDLQSAIELNEKLGKAFLEEEIYRIDHYLGKPMVQNLEALEFANPIFQALWNNQYIANVQITANEAVGVEDRAGYYDHSGALRDMLQNHMLQMLMMIAMQLPKRITSAHIREEKRRAMAAVRPIKTEEVHNHVVRGQYCAGHIQGTPVIGYRDEPGVDPVSMTETYIATRVWIDDPFWQGVPFYIRTGKRLQEKSTRIVIEFKNPHEQLYQEQNETTLPNLLIISVNPYEGIALQVNRKNPTNSGKIEPVTVDFSAGTKDVPEAYELLLFDALRGDSTYFAHWDEVRLSWEWVTPILEAFAENLVPLFTYEAGSFGPKAAEQLLEADGFVWWLDKVEERVPVTATR; encoded by the coding sequence ATGGAAGCGATGACCTTTGTCCTTTTTGGCGCGACAGGAGATTTAGCCAAACGCAAAATTTTCCCTGCACTTTTTAACTTATATGTAGATCAAAAGTTACCTGCTGCCTTTTCGATTATCGGTGTGGGGAGAAGGGCCTGGTCTGATGACGAATTTCAGGACTCGGTTCGCCAGTCTGTCCATGAGTTTTCCCGTCGCACCGAGATTGATTCCCGCGAGCTGGACGCTTTCTTGTCTGCTTGTCGCTATGCGGAAGTAGATGTCATGGAACCGCGTGCTTATGAAACGTTACATCATCTGGTCCTGCAAAGAGAGCAAGAGCTGCAGATCCCGCAAAACCGGATGTTTTACTTGTCAGTAGCCCCGCAATATTTCGAGGGAATTGCAACCAATGTTAAAGCCAGCGGACTCGGTTCAACGACAGGCTGGAAACGTCTGATCATTGAAAAGCCATTCGGACATGATTTGCAATCCGCCATAGAATTGAATGAAAAGCTAGGGAAAGCATTTTTGGAAGAAGAAATTTATCGCATTGACCATTACTTGGGAAAACCGATGGTTCAAAACCTCGAGGCACTCGAATTTGCCAATCCAATCTTCCAAGCTCTCTGGAACAACCAATACATTGCCAATGTGCAGATTACAGCAAACGAGGCCGTTGGGGTTGAGGATCGGGCTGGATACTATGACCATTCCGGTGCACTGCGTGACATGCTGCAAAATCATATGCTTCAAATGCTGATGATGATCGCGATGCAACTCCCAAAGCGGATCACATCGGCACATATTCGCGAAGAGAAGCGCAGGGCGATGGCGGCCGTTCGCCCGATAAAGACAGAAGAAGTTCACAACCATGTCGTTCGCGGGCAGTATTGTGCAGGACATATCCAAGGTACGCCTGTCATTGGCTACAGGGACGAGCCTGGTGTTGATCCAGTATCCATGACGGAAACGTACATTGCGACTCGAGTCTGGATTGATGATCCGTTTTGGCAAGGGGTGCCATTTTATATTCGCACCGGAAAAAGACTGCAAGAAAAATCAACGAGAATCGTCATTGAGTTTAAAAATCCGCACGAGCAGCTATATCAGGAGCAAAATGAAACAACATTGCCTAATTTGCTGATCATTAGCGTGAATCCATATGAAGGAATCGCGTTGCAAGTAAATAGAAAGAATCCGACAAATAGCGGTAAGATTGAGCCGGTGACGGTAGATTTCAGTGCAGGGACAAAAGACGTGCCAGAAGCGTACGAGCTGCTCTTGTTCGATGCACTCCGAGGGGATTCCACTTACTTTGCGCATTGGGATGAGGTCCGGCTATCGTGGGAGTGGGTGACACCGATTTTGGAAGCCTTCGCTGAAAATTTGGTGCCGCTCTTTACGTACGAAGCTGGCTCATTCGGACCGAAGGCCGCAGAGCAATTGCTTGAAGCAGACGGATTCGTGTGGTGGCTGGATAAGGTCGAAGAACGAGTACCGGTCACTGCAACGAGATAG
- a CDS encoding Gfo/Idh/MocA family protein yields MRFGVIGTNWITEEFIQAGQEVEGFSLQAVYSRTIERAKEFADKYHAPFAYNSLEEMAASKKIDAVYIASPNSCHAEQAIQCMDAGLHVLCEKPLASNAIEAEAMIEAAKRNDVLLMEAVKSTLLPNFFAIQDNLHKLGKVRRFIASNCQYSSRYDAYREGKVLRAFDPAFSNGALMDIGIYCLYPVLILFGRPDDIKAEGIVLDSGVDGEGSMLLKYREMDAIISFSKITTSYQPAEIQGEDATMVIDRINHLKEVDIRYRDGRIEQVTRPQTPKTMHYEIREFLHLARSGGRQSATNSHEVSKMAMQVMDEARRQMGIVFPADRKKQ; encoded by the coding sequence ATGCGATTTGGCGTAATCGGAACGAACTGGATTACCGAGGAATTTATCCAGGCTGGTCAAGAAGTAGAAGGATTTTCCCTTCAGGCTGTTTATTCACGTACCATCGAACGCGCCAAGGAATTCGCTGACAAGTACCATGCTCCATTCGCCTATAACAGCCTAGAAGAAATGGCTGCAAGCAAAAAGATTGACGCGGTCTATATTGCGAGCCCCAACTCCTGCCACGCTGAGCAAGCGATCCAATGCATGGACGCGGGGCTGCACGTATTGTGTGAAAAGCCACTGGCTTCCAATGCGATTGAGGCAGAAGCCATGATCGAAGCAGCGAAGAGAAATGACGTGCTGCTCATGGAGGCAGTCAAATCTACCCTGTTGCCCAATTTTTTTGCGATACAAGACAACCTGCACAAGCTGGGAAAAGTACGACGTTTTATTGCTAGCAATTGCCAATATTCTTCGCGCTATGACGCCTATCGCGAAGGGAAGGTTTTACGTGCTTTTGATCCTGCTTTTTCAAACGGAGCCTTGATGGACATCGGTATCTATTGTCTTTATCCGGTACTCATCCTTTTTGGCAGACCAGACGACATCAAAGCAGAAGGAATTGTGCTTGATTCTGGCGTGGACGGAGAAGGCAGTATGCTTTTGAAGTATCGAGAGATGGATGCAATCATTAGCTTCTCGAAAATTACGACCTCCTATCAGCCAGCAGAAATTCAAGGGGAGGACGCTACGATGGTGATCGATCGAATCAATCATCTCAAAGAAGTGGACATTCGTTACAGGGACGGACGAATCGAGCAAGTGACAAGGCCTCAAACCCCGAAGACCATGCATTATGAAATAAGAGAATTCCTGCACTTGGCGAGGAGCGGGGGTAGACAATCTGCAACGAATTCGCATGAAGTCTCCAAAATGGCCATGCAGGTCATGGATGAAGCGAGAAGACAGATGGGGATTGTTTTTCCAGCGGATCGAAAAAAACAGTAA
- a CDS encoding cyclase family protein: MKMYDVTATVYEGMTVYKNKPEKQPKIRTATSGYVTESRIDMDLHTGTHVDAPLHMVNAGDTFESISLEKLVGSCKVLDLTAVEDRITRSDLESFDLAQGDFVLFKTKNSFEEAFSFEFIFLSQEGAEYLSELGVRGIGTDALGIERSQEGHPTHKKLFAAGVIVVEGLRLAEVPAGEYFLVAAPLKLIGTDAAPARVLLFEGLHSV; encoded by the coding sequence ATGAAAATGTATGATGTTACCGCCACCGTATACGAAGGAATGACGGTGTATAAAAACAAGCCGGAAAAGCAGCCGAAAATACGTACTGCTACCAGTGGCTATGTAACAGAATCGAGAATCGACATGGACCTTCACACGGGTACCCATGTAGATGCTCCCCTGCACATGGTGAATGCTGGTGATACATTTGAGAGTATTTCATTGGAGAAGCTGGTAGGCAGTTGCAAGGTTCTCGATCTCACAGCGGTAGAGGACAGGATCACTCGCTCCGACTTGGAGAGCTTCGATCTTGCGCAAGGAGATTTTGTCCTGTTTAAAACGAAAAACTCATTTGAAGAGGCGTTCTCTTTTGAATTCATCTTTCTGTCACAGGAAGGTGCGGAATATTTAAGTGAGCTGGGGGTACGGGGCATTGGTACCGATGCACTTGGAATCGAACGCAGCCAAGAAGGACACCCGACACATAAAAAACTGTTTGCAGCGGGAGTCATTGTCGTGGAAGGCTTGCGGCTAGCAGAGGTGCCAGCAGGCGAGTATTTTTTGGTGGCTGCACCACTCAAGCTGATCGGTACGGACGCAGCCCCGGCAAGGGTTCTATTGTTTGAAGGCTTACATAGCGTATAA
- a CDS encoding DinB family protein: protein MLRRPERDEYAAYFDYYIGLVPEGELQTILTQQGERQVALFSSLAPEQIDYRYAPGKWTVKEVLGHLVDTERIMSYRLLRIARGDQTPLVGFDENAFVEHGCFQLRDFSDLLEEYKAVRASTIAQVRGISPEAWLRTGLANGNKLSARTLAYVIAGHEAHHSTILKERYLE from the coding sequence ATGCTCAGACGACCAGAGCGCGATGAATACGCTGCTTATTTTGACTATTATATTGGGCTTGTACCGGAGGGGGAGCTGCAAACGATCCTCACACAACAAGGAGAGAGGCAAGTCGCGTTATTTTCGTCACTTGCCCCCGAGCAAATTGATTATCGGTATGCACCAGGCAAATGGACGGTAAAAGAGGTGTTGGGTCATCTCGTCGATACAGAACGCATCATGAGCTATCGCTTGCTGAGAATCGCGAGAGGAGATCAGACACCCCTCGTCGGTTTTGATGAGAATGCTTTTGTCGAACACGGGTGTTTTCAGCTAAGAGACTTCTCAGATTTATTGGAAGAGTATAAGGCTGTCCGGGCCTCCACCATCGCGCAGGTCCGCGGAATCTCTCCAGAAGCGTGGTTGCGTACAGGACTTGCCAACGGAAACAAGCTATCTGCAAGGACGTTGGCCTATGTAATTGCTGGACATGAAGCTCACCACAGTACCATTTTGAAAGAGCGGTATTTGGAGTAA
- a CDS encoding homoserine dehydrogenase, translating to MSAEVVRVGLLGLGTVGGGVIKTIRSQQEKLASRLGKRIEIVKALVRDSDKERAVHVDPALLTTDFEDVLRSDVDIVVEVMGGVEPTYDYVRALIEKGCHVVTANKELLAKKGTELVDLANQHQVHLAYEASVAGGIPILSVLRQFLRTNDIQGVRGILNGTTNFILTKMEAEQLSYQEVLKQAQELGYAEADPRSDVEGFDAMYKLYILAQLVYGESLPLADVVRKGIADLSAGHIRIASELGYRIKLIAQAYQAEKGIRLSVEPTMLPLSHPLAQIHDAFNAVQLSGNIVGDLLFTGRGAGELPTASAVVEDLAYLLTQPFTPHPTWKEKTADKAGVTLDSAEHVLCYLEGSCHTATPDRVLHFLQQAGVNVHKLKVQFDLGGVLRAGLIVTGINEEHESLLKNDFGLDVRCFPIIESA from the coding sequence ATGAGTGCAGAAGTGGTACGCGTGGGATTATTGGGATTGGGAACAGTGGGTGGAGGCGTAATCAAAACGATCCGTTCGCAACAGGAGAAGTTGGCTTCTCGTCTGGGAAAACGAATTGAGATCGTCAAAGCATTGGTACGTGACTCGGATAAAGAGCGGGCGGTTCATGTCGACCCTGCTTTACTGACAACTGACTTTGAGGATGTATTGAGAAGCGATGTGGACATCGTGGTGGAGGTCATGGGCGGTGTAGAACCTACCTATGACTACGTCCGTGCTTTGATCGAAAAGGGCTGCCATGTAGTAACTGCCAACAAAGAACTCCTGGCGAAAAAAGGAACAGAGCTAGTCGATTTGGCAAATCAGCATCAAGTACATCTTGCCTATGAAGCGAGTGTCGCAGGGGGCATCCCGATCTTGAGCGTGCTCAGGCAGTTCCTTCGCACGAACGATATTCAAGGGGTTCGCGGTATTCTCAACGGAACAACGAATTTCATTTTGACGAAAATGGAGGCAGAGCAGCTCTCTTACCAGGAGGTGCTCAAGCAAGCGCAGGAGCTTGGCTATGCGGAAGCAGACCCTCGCTCGGATGTGGAAGGCTTTGATGCTATGTACAAGTTGTATATCTTGGCACAGCTTGTTTACGGGGAATCGCTGCCTTTAGCTGATGTTGTTCGCAAAGGAATTGCAGATTTGTCAGCAGGTCACATTCGGATTGCGAGCGAGCTGGGGTACCGGATCAAGCTGATCGCGCAGGCCTATCAAGCTGAAAAAGGAATTCGCCTATCTGTTGAACCAACCATGCTTCCGCTGAGCCATCCGTTGGCACAAATCCACGACGCGTTTAATGCTGTACAACTATCCGGCAACATCGTGGGAGACTTGTTGTTTACAGGAAGAGGGGCAGGAGAGCTCCCTACAGCAAGTGCTGTCGTCGAGGATTTGGCCTATTTATTGACGCAGCCATTCACACCGCATCCTACCTGGAAAGAAAAAACGGCTGACAAAGCTGGAGTCACGTTGGACTCGGCAGAACACGTCCTCTGCTATCTTGAGGGCTCATGTCATACTGCTACGCCAGATCGTGTCTTGCATTTCCTTCAGCAGGCAGGAGTAAACGTGCATAAGCTAAAAGTCCAATTTGACTTGGGTGGCGTCTTGCGTGCAGGTTTGATCGTGACAGGAATCAATGAAGAGCATGAGTCCCTATTGAAAAATGATTTTGGCTTAGATGTGCGCTGCTTCCCCATTATCGAATCTGCGTAA
- a CDS encoding CapA family protein gives MNDTRSSRVKARRKQSRRKWVRAGKSTLLFSVLAIFVVGTYYLFQIAMDGEHANPDTQPAPDNTVNQKSTVQLTFVGDIMMSGNVEKTLLANSYDYPYKHVSSLFLQDDLTIANLETPVTATGVAAQNKAYVYKSSPLAVPAMKNAGIDVVNLANNHSMDQGVPGLLDTFDALDENRIEYVGAGKDASRAYSPVFVEKNGIKIAILGFSRVIPETSWFAGDSQPGMAASYDPTLAVKAIQDANSQADLVVVIAHWGKERSDYPVDHQKELSRAYIDAGADLIVGGHPHVLQGFERYNDKWISYSLGNFIFTRSNEPKTWETMVLQASCTKNADCELTMLPFHAELGQAVPMNESNGAALLKRIESISESVDIQSDGRVQPRAKAVETAP, from the coding sequence ATGAACGATACCAGATCAAGCCGGGTAAAAGCTCGGCGCAAGCAATCACGCAGAAAATGGGTACGGGCTGGAAAGAGCACACTCCTATTTAGCGTGTTGGCCATCTTCGTCGTCGGAACCTACTACCTATTCCAAATTGCCATGGATGGAGAACATGCCAACCCGGACACGCAGCCTGCTCCTGACAATACGGTGAACCAAAAGTCTACTGTGCAGCTCACTTTTGTTGGTGACATTATGATGTCAGGGAATGTAGAGAAAACCTTACTCGCAAACAGCTATGACTACCCATATAAGCATGTAAGCTCGCTCTTTTTGCAAGATGACCTCACGATTGCCAATTTGGAGACGCCGGTCACTGCCACAGGTGTTGCTGCACAGAACAAGGCGTATGTCTACAAGTCATCGCCACTTGCTGTTCCTGCCATGAAAAACGCTGGGATTGATGTGGTGAATCTCGCCAATAATCACTCCATGGACCAAGGAGTCCCGGGATTGCTGGATACTTTTGACGCTTTGGACGAAAACCGGATTGAATATGTCGGCGCCGGTAAGGATGCCAGCCGTGCCTATTCACCTGTATTCGTTGAAAAGAATGGCATCAAGATCGCGATTCTCGGCTTCAGCAGGGTCATTCCCGAAACAAGCTGGTTTGCAGGGGATTCCCAGCCAGGTATGGCCGCTTCCTATGATCCGACGCTGGCAGTGAAAGCGATCCAAGATGCGAACAGCCAAGCGGATCTCGTCGTGGTGATTGCACACTGGGGCAAGGAACGCTCCGATTATCCTGTCGATCATCAAAAAGAGCTGTCTCGTGCCTACATCGATGCTGGTGCAGATTTGATTGTCGGTGGTCATCCCCACGTACTTCAAGGCTTTGAACGATACAACGACAAATGGATTTCGTACAGTCTTGGCAATTTCATTTTCACACGATCAAACGAGCCTAAGACATGGGAGACGATGGTCCTGCAAGCAAGCTGTACGAAAAACGCTGATTGTGAGCTGACGATGCTCCCCTTTCACGCAGAATTGGGACAAGCCGTACCGATGAACGAAAGCAACGGCGCTGCCCTGCTAAAACGCATTGAATCCATTTCGGAGAGTGTCGACATACAAAGTGACGGGCGTGTACAGCCGCGTGCAAAAGCAGTGGAGACTGCCCCCTGA
- a CDS encoding VOC family protein, with product MRLTFDHLVHFVQRTPQEASEQFCQAGFHAVAGGRHASWGTWNSLSYFGLSYVEFLAVEREELARQSDNPLVRRQCIEDKAKGEGFGQIALRTNEMDAWAERLRSQGLQVTGPVAGSRTRDDGTTLRWRMLFLEDADSALLPPFLIEWSQTDEERLEDLTNRGIIGAHPNGAAHLQSVGYAVKDLEEATARWQSWFGWKKSAVFHDKELGAICQAFALPGGNVVLCQPTEEGLAQTALKNRGQRPFFARLAGASKNSEYKIGGGSYFLAALE from the coding sequence GTGCGATTAACTTTTGATCATTTGGTTCATTTTGTACAGCGAACTCCACAGGAAGCATCGGAACAATTTTGCCAAGCGGGATTTCATGCGGTAGCTGGAGGGCGTCATGCGTCTTGGGGGACATGGAATAGCCTTAGTTATTTCGGGCTTTCGTATGTTGAATTTTTGGCGGTTGAACGCGAAGAGCTTGCTCGACAATCAGATAATCCGCTCGTACGTCGTCAATGCATTGAGGATAAAGCAAAGGGAGAAGGATTCGGTCAGATTGCGCTTCGGACCAACGAGATGGATGCATGGGCAGAGCGCCTGCGAAGTCAAGGGTTGCAGGTTACTGGACCTGTTGCGGGAAGTCGTACGCGTGATGATGGCACGACGCTTCGGTGGCGGATGCTGTTCCTCGAAGATGCAGATAGTGCCCTTCTACCGCCATTTCTCATTGAATGGTCGCAAACGGATGAAGAGAGACTGGAAGATTTGACGAATCGTGGGATCATTGGCGCACATCCAAACGGTGCAGCCCATCTCCAGTCAGTAGGCTATGCAGTAAAGGATCTGGAAGAAGCAACCGCACGTTGGCAAAGCTGGTTTGGATGGAAGAAGAGCGCAGTATTCCACGATAAAGAACTGGGGGCCATCTGCCAAGCATTTGCACTTCCGGGTGGAAATGTAGTGCTTTGCCAACCGACTGAGGAGGGACTGGCGCAGACTGCATTAAAAAATCGCGGGCAAAGACCGTTTTTTGCGAGGCTGGCAGGAGCAAGCAAAAATAGCGAGTATAAGATTGGTGGAGGATCTTACTTTCTAGCAGCGCTGGAATAG